Proteins encoded within one genomic window of Thalassophryne amazonica chromosome 23, fThaAma1.1, whole genome shotgun sequence:
- the LOC117504785 gene encoding mucin-5B-like, with translation MEYHSGGSLPLLGRPRYCAGTSANGGYLCETGHCCGESGCCTYYYELWWFWLLWTVLILFSCCCAYQHRRAKLRVQQQQRQRDISLLAYHGATSYPSSMLDLSFLASLKLPSYDEVAAQPSTPPPPYSSVFTTPRYLQPPRAAEPHLLTQHSPLLHRPLNDGPSSLSSDNSSSCSCDSCCPSSPCSSSLSAPATYETDTSHNSTPNEAAPLTRDVTLETIATAATRLELDEAPPPPQTMAPTVTIDICNTATAGGTVASDSAHLSQTATVVGVTRESLPSTCSEKAMPVKTTSPIMQQLDLAPHTPQISICRSSTGSSPTSDSQPANIGSCTKDLEPTSASDATLTSGTSTPAADIPDVPNFAQSFKPVNPASDTAYDVCSPSSKPSPESGRAFPLIPGSLALSTSGSISSAVLVPVSPNHIKTPNPISTDYIRTPKPTKTTPTQEDPLYSSITQVPVLKPGDHNQITDTFQTNICQVPEPVAVNVPHVPGPFQSSTPRVLTNLSQAPYPEQTNHIQAVEPLQTNCCYTLAPVSAYPVDPITTNLTLVLSSSSNVSLVPGLLSNPTVVQAPTHSSLTLVPATASSTSALAHCQDSGLFSQSGLSVVPLSPVSGPFPHPEGVGILSFITDTAPTPGLGPSVIGPQSSQLNPVSQLLCDSQPSFPSGSGPHHGFGFLAASLLPSPALTTSTCPSITVEFDPSLSPQSLLAVPSLSFLPSLPSAPSVLSSAVVSPTSLLGPTLLLDPLTALHQSEQGCLSSGHASSLSPSPRSTQSPPKQTLFSPCVDVIEPGPPSWEEDGGEDQEEVDHADDEDEDMGADESQYRHRRLTGDSGIEVCRCRVKEDEEDEDNVEARKEDGRLGVENGGEKDKRGGDVTSYHDSVDCPARGQLTSEEGLTLCNPIPTTPPDSGVGEEAVVVMETV, from the exons ATGGAGTACCACTCCGGTGGCAGCCTGCCCCTGCTAGGGAGACCACGGTACTGCGCCGGGACCAGCGCTAACGGAGGATACCTGTGTGAGACGGGACACTGCTGCGGAGAGAGCGGCTGCTGCACCTACTACTACGAACTCTGGT GGTTTTGGCTGCTGTGGACCGTCCTGATCCTGTTCAGCTGCTGTTGCGCGTACCAACACCGTCGAGCCAAACTCAGAGTCCAGCAGCAGCAGAGGCAGCGGGACATCAGCCTCCTGGCCTACCATGGAGCCACATCTTACCCATCCTCCATGCTGGATCTCA GTTTCTTGGCGTCTTTGAAGCTGCCGTCCTATGATGAGGTTGCTGCTCAGCCCTCCACCCCTCCCCCCCCGTACAGCTCGGTGTTCACCACCCCTCGTTACCTGCAGCCGCCCCGTGCTGCAGAACCCCACCTGCTGACGCAACATAGCCCCCTGCTGCACAGGCCGCTCAATGACGGTCCATCCTCCCTGAGCTCCGACAACAG CTCCAGTTGTTCCTGTGACTCCTGCTGCCCCTCCTCTCCATGTAGCTCCTCCCTCTCCGCACCTGCCACCTATGAGACTGACACAAGTCACAATTCCACGCCCAATGAGGCAGCTCCCCTCACACGTGATGTCACCTTGGAGACCATCGCCACCGCTGCAACCCGCCTGGAGCTGGACGAGGCTCCGCCTCCTCCTCAGACCATGGCTCCCACTGTCACCATTGACATCTGCAACACAGCTACTGCTGGAGGAACCGTGGCTTCCGACTCAGCGCATCTGAGCCAAACTGCTACTGTGGTGGGTGTAACCAGGGAGTCTTTGCCCTCTACCTGTTCAGAAAAGGCTATGCCTGTTAAAACTACATCTCCCATCATGCAGCAGCTGGACTTGGCACCACATACCCCACAAATCAGCATCTGTAGGTCAAGTACAGGTTCTAGTCCAACTAGTGATAGCCAGCCAGCAAACATAGGAAGCTGTACCAAGGACCTTGAACCTACCAGTGCCTCAGACGCCACCTTGACTTCAGGCACGTCAACTCCAGCTGCCGACATTCCTGATGTCCCAAATTTTGCTCAGTCCTTCAAACCCGTCAATCCAGCTTCAGATACAGCTTATGATGTTTGTAGTCCATCCTCCAAACCGTCTCCTGAAAGTGGCAGAGCTTTTCCCCTGATTCCAGGATCTCTTGCTCTTTCAACCTCTGGATCCATTTCCTCTGCAGTTCTAGTTCCAGTTTCTCCAAACCATATCAAAACTCCAAACCCAATATCTACAGACTACATCCGAACTCCAAAACCAACAAAAACGACCCCAACACAAGAAGACCCTTTATATAGCAGCATTACCCAAGTCCCTGTCTTAAAACCTGGAGACCATAACCAGATTACAGACACATTCCAAACAAATATTTGCCAAGTTCCAGAACCTGTTGCAGTGAATGTTCCCCATGTTCCAGGACCATTTCAATCCAGTACTCCCAGAGTTCTAACAAATCTTTCACAGGCTCCATATCCTGAACAAACAAACCATATCCAGGCTGTAGAACCATTGCAAACAAACTGTTGCTATACTCTAGCCCCTGTATCAGCATACCCTGTAGACCCAATAACCACAAATCTCACTCTGGTGCTGAGCTCATCATCTAATGTCTCTCTGGTGCCAGGCTTACTATCGAACCCAACTGTAGTTCAAGCACCTACACACTCGAGCCTTACTCTAGTTCCAGCCACGGCATCCAGCACATCTGCCTTAGCCCATTGCCAGGACTCTGGACTGTTTTCTCAGTCAGGTCTGTCTGTAGTTCCTCTAAGCCCAGTGTCAGGCCCATTTCCACATCCAGAGGGTGTTGGAATTCTTTCATTTATCACAGATACTGCTCCAACACCAGGTTTAGGTCCTTCAGTGATCGGGCCTCAGTCTTCACAGTTGAACCCTGTCAGTCAGTTGCTATGTGATAGCCAGCCAAGTTTTCCTTCTGGTTCTGGACCACATCATGGTTTTGGCTTCCTTGCTGCATCACTACTTCCTTCCCCAGCTCTGACCACTTCTACCTGCCCAAGCATTACTGTAGAGTTTGATCCTTCTTTATCTCCTCAGTCTCTCCTTGCAGTACCCTCCCTGTCCTTTCTTCCATCACTTCCCTCTGCACCTTCTGTCCTCTCCTCTGCAGTTGTGTCCCCCACCTCCCTTCTGGGCCCAACTCTACTTCTAGACCCCCTCACTGCTCTGCACCAGTCCGAACAAGGGTGCTTGTCCTCTGGCCATGCTTCCTCCCTCTCTCCTTCACCTCGGTCCACTCAGTCTCCACCAAAACAGACCCTCTTCTCCCCTTGTGTGGATGTCATAGAGCCTGGACCTCCAAGTTGGGAAGAGGATGGCGGGGAGGACCAGGAGGAAGTAGACCATGCTGATGATGAAGATGAGGACATGGGAGCTGACGAGAGCCAATACAGACATCGGCGACTGACTGGGGATTCTGGGATTGAGGTGTGCAGGTGTCGAGTAAAGGAGGATGAGGAAGATGAAGACAACGTGGAGGCGAGGAAGGAGGATGGCAGGCTAGGAGTAGAAAATGGAGGAGAGAAGGATAAGCGGGGAGGTGATGTCACGAGTTACCATGACTCAGTGGACTGCCCTGCCAGAGGTCAGTTAACCTCCGAGGAAGGTCTGACACTGTGTAACCCCATCCCGACCACCCCGCCAGACTCTGGTGTTGGTGAAGAAGCTGTTGTAGTCATGGAGACTGTGTGA
- the LOC117504680 gene encoding steroid 17-alpha-hydroxylase/17,20 lyase, translated as MFLGPHYTVVINSHQHAREVLLQRGRDFAGRPYMVTTSLLTRDGKDLAFADYSPLWKTHRRLVHNSFTLFGEGTNRLQDIVLSCVDSLCAELLSNKGRGFDPSPAVTRAVTNVVCTLVFSATYGPGDAELQEVMQYNNGIVQTIARGALVDIYPWMKVFPSAALRKLKKCIQVRDRLLTQKLQEHKAALSDTDPRDLLDALLQGQSQRSSGSEGQGITDDHVLMIAAEAFGAGVETTSTTLLWILAYLLHHPEVQQRAQRELDEQVGGDRAVCMSDRGRLPYLDCVINEGLRIRPVSPVLIPHTAVTNSSIGGHTISCGTRVLVNMWSIHHDAGLWDKPDLFNPDRFLGDHGQRVMPSCFMPFGAGPRVCVGESLARLELFLFLSSLLQRMSFHVPSGTAPPNLQGQLGVVLQPLPYKVIVTPRAGWQHKMS; from the exons ATGTTTCTCGGCCCGCACTACACTGTGGTCATCAACAGTCATCAACATGCCAGAGAGGTTCTGCTGCAGAGGGGCCGGGACTTCGCTGGACGACCCTACATG GTGACCACGAGCCTGCTGACGCGCGACGGTAAAGACCTTGCCTTCGCAGATTACTCGCCGCTATGGAAGACGCACCGTCGCCTCGTCCACAACTCCTTCACCCTGTTCGGAGAAGGAACCAACCGACTGCAGGACATTG TTCTGTCCTGTGTGGACAGTCTGTGTGCCGAGCTCCTGTCCAATAAGGGGCGTGGCTTTGATCCATCTCCTGCAGTGACCCGAGCCGTGACTAACGTTGTGTGCACGCTGGTGTTCAGTGCCACCTATGGGCCAGGAGACGCCGAGCTACAGGAAGTGATGCAATACAACAATGGCATTGTGCAGACGATTGCCAGaggagctctggtggacatttacccgtGGATGAag GTGTTCCCGAGCGCCGCCCTCAGGAAGCTGAAGAAGTGCATCCAGGTCAGAGACCGACTGCTGACTCAGAAACTGCAGGAGCACAAG GCAGCCCTGAGTGACACTGATCCCCGTGACCTTTTGGACGCTCTGCTGCAGGGGCAGAGTCAGAGGTCATCGGGGTCAGAGGGTCAGGGGATTACAGACGACCATGTTCTGATGATTGCAGCAGAAGCGTTTGGGGCCGGCGTGGAGACGACTTCCACCACGCTGCTGTGGATCCTGGCCTACCTACTGCACCACCCTGAG GTCCAGCAGAGGGCTCAGAGGGAGCTGGACGAGCAGGTGGGTGGGGATCGAGCTGTGTGCATGTCAGACCGTGGACGCCTGCCATACCTGGACTGTGTCATCAATGAGGGCTTGAGGATCCGCCCGGTCAGCCCGGTGCTGATCCCGCACACTGCCGTCACCAACAGCAG CATCGGCGGCCACACCATCAGCTGTGGTACTCGTGTTTTAGTGAACATGTGGTCAATCCACCATGACGCCGGCCTGTGGGACAAACCTGACCTCTTTAATCCAG ATCGTTTCCTCGGTGACCACGGCCAGCGGGTGATGCCATCCTGCTTCATGCCATTCGGGGCGGGGCCTCGGGTCTGTGTTGGCGAGTCACTGGCCAGGCTAGAACTCTTCCTCTTCCTGTCCTCTCTGCTCCAGCGAATGAGCTTCCATGTGCCAAGTGGCACTGCCCCGCCCAACCTGCAGGGGCAGCTGGGTGTGGTTCTGCAGCCTTTACCTTATAAGGTCATTGTTACTCCGAGGGCGGGGTGGCAACACAAAATGAGCTGA
- the LOC117504988 gene encoding early growth response protein 1-B-like, which translates to MLLEREDSFMSEFEDACSAWVDSVGSSLSDPADSDVGSPFSQETLTPLCVFSDSDFFSDFSDCSSDGLSPSLSGTGGFVTEPEPVPTAAGLSSTADAILNMITEIVGICTEMEHQPPTTAPGPSEPPCFASASQPVVVKSEFMTSSCSSGCEALLPVTSAADVDFFESLLSNEGPQGALRSVADVKQEPLGLEDWIKNLPGTGEILSSYVISRQVSASPSSTLDAQLLSSLLQGAFPVVHLTAVHAPVAPKSSRAGRRAPSKGGLKVKPFPCSVQGCERRFSRSDELNRHVRIHTGQKPFQCAICARSFSRSDHLTTHMRTHTGEKPFSCDVCGKRFARSDERKRHGRVHVKQQLRAQMMAAYSLAVNAPDV; encoded by the exons ATGCTTCTGGAACGTGAGGACAGCTTCATGTCGGAGTTCGAGGACGCGTGCAGCGCCTGGGTGGACAGCGTGGGTTCGAGCCTCAGCGACCCTGCGGACTCTGACGTGGGCTCCCCTTTCAGCCAAG AGACTCTAACTCCcctgtgtgtgttttcagactCGGATTTCTTCTCAGACTTCAGTGACTGCTCCTCTGACGGGCTCTCACCCTCGCTCAGCGGCACCGGCGGATTCGTCACCGAACCGGAGCCGGTGCCGACGGCGGCAGGTCTGAGCAGCACCGCGGACGCCATCCTGAACATGATCACAGAGATCGTGGGGATCTGCACCGAGATGGAGCACCAGCCCCCGACCACAGCCCCCGGACCCTCCGAGCCTCCGTGCTTCGCTTCTGCGTCACAGCCGGTGGTCGTTAAAAGTGAGTTTATGACGTCAAGCTGCAGCAGCGGGTGTGAGGCACTGCTTCCAGTCACTTCTGCTGCGGACGTGGACTTCTTCGAGTCTCTGCTGAGCAACGAAGGCCCTCAGGGTGCTCTCAGGTCCGTCGCTGACGTCAAGCAAGAGCCGTTAGGGCTGGAGGACTGGATCAAGAATTTGCCGGGGACCGGGGAGATCCTCAGCAGCTACGTCATCAGCCGCCAAGTCAGCGCCTCCCCCTCCTCCACCCTGGACGCACAGCTGCTTTCCTCCCTCTTGCAGGGCGCGTTCCCTGTGGTCCACCTGACCGCCGTGCACGCGCCAGTAGCTCCCAAATCGTCCCGTGCGGGCAGAAGAGCGCCCTCTAAAGGGGGTCTAAAGGTGAAACCCTTCCCGTGCTCCGTGCAGGGCTGCGAGCGCCGCTTCTCGCGCTCCGACGAGCTCAACAGGCACGTGCGCATCCACACCGGACAGAAGCCGTTCCAGTGCGCCATCTGCGCGCGCAGCTTCAGCCGCAGTGACCACCTGACCACGCACATGCGCACGCACACCGGGGAGAAGCCCTTCTCATGTGACGTGTGCGGAAAGCGCTTTGCACGCAGCGACGAGAGGAAGAGGCACGGGCGCGTGCACGTCAAGCAGCAGCTGCGTGCACAGATGATGGCGGCCTACTCTCTGGCCGTGAACGCGCCCGACGTGTAA